From one Enterobacter kobei genomic stretch:
- the tsgA gene encoding MFS transporter TsgA yields MTNSNRIKLTWISFFSYALTGALVIVTGMVMGNIAEYFNLPVSSMSNTFTFLNAGILISIFLNAWLMEIVPLKTQLRFGFVLMILAVAGLMLTHSLALFSAAMFVLGLVSGITMSIGTFLVTQMYEGRQRGSRLLFTDSFFSMAGMIFPMVAAYLLARSIEWYWVYACIGLVYVAIFILTIGCEFPALGKHAAPSDKPVVKEKWGIGVLFLSIAAMCYILGQLGFIAWVPEYVKGMGMDVSAQGKLVSDFWMSYMVGMWAFSFILRFFDLQRILTVLAGLAAVLMYLFITSAADHMAWFIMALGFFSSAIYTTIITLGSQQTKVASPKLVNFVLTCGTIGTMLTFIVTGPIVAHSGPQAALFTANALYAVVFVMCFVLGFVTRHRQHGATATAH; encoded by the coding sequence ATGACTAACAGCAACCGTATTAAGCTCACATGGATCAGCTTTTTCTCCTACGCCCTTACTGGCGCGTTGGTGATCGTCACCGGGATGGTGATGGGAAATATCGCAGAATATTTTAATCTGCCGGTATCCAGTATGAGTAACACCTTCACCTTCCTGAACGCCGGAATTCTGATCTCTATCTTCCTGAACGCCTGGCTGATGGAAATCGTGCCGCTGAAAACGCAGCTGCGCTTCGGTTTTGTGCTGATGATCCTGGCCGTTGCCGGATTGATGCTGACCCACAGCCTGGCGTTGTTCTCTGCCGCCATGTTCGTGCTTGGTCTGGTCAGCGGCATCACCATGTCCATTGGTACTTTCCTGGTAACGCAGATGTATGAAGGACGCCAGCGTGGCTCACGCCTGCTGTTCACCGACTCCTTCTTCAGCATGGCCGGGATGATTTTCCCGATGGTCGCCGCTTACCTGCTGGCGCGCAGCATCGAATGGTACTGGGTTTATGCCTGTATCGGCCTGGTGTACGTCGCCATCTTTATTCTGACCATTGGTTGTGAATTCCCGGCGCTGGGCAAACACGCCGCACCGAGCGACAAGCCGGTTGTGAAAGAAAAATGGGGCATCGGCGTGCTGTTCCTGTCCATCGCGGCGATGTGCTATATCCTCGGCCAGCTGGGCTTTATCGCCTGGGTACCGGAATACGTGAAAGGCATGGGCATGGACGTCAGCGCTCAGGGCAAACTGGTGAGTGATTTCTGGATGTCGTACATGGTTGGCATGTGGGCGTTCAGTTTCATCCTGCGTTTCTTCGATCTGCAACGTATCCTGACGGTGCTGGCAGGCCTGGCAGCGGTACTGATGTACCTGTTCATCACCAGCGCGGCAGACCATATGGCGTGGTTTATCATGGCACTGGGCTTCTTCTCCAGCGCGATCTACACCACCATCATCACGCTCGGCTCGCAGCAGACCAAAGTCGCTTCACCGAAGCTGGTTAACTTTGTTCTGACCTGTGGCACCATCGGCACCATGCTGACCTTTATCGTCACCGGCCCGATTGTTGCCCACAGCGGCCCGCAGGCGGCGCTGTTCACCGCGAATGCGCTGTACGCCGTGGTCTTCGTTATGTGCTTCGTGCTGGGCTTCGTTACCCGCCATCGTCAGCATGGCGCAACGGCAACTGCACACTAA
- the ppiA gene encoding peptidylprolyl isomerase A, which yields MVKMTLAAVAAVFALSAISPAALAAKGDPHVLLTTSAGDIELELNSQKAPVSVQNFLSYVNSGFYNNTTFHRVIPGFMVQGGGFNEQMQQKQPNPPIKNEADNGLRNTRGTIAMARTADKDSATSQFFLNVADNAFLDHGQRDFGYAVFGKVVKGMDVADKISQVQTHDVGPYQNVPTKPVLILSAKVLP from the coding sequence ATGGTTAAAATGACTCTGGCGGCTGTCGCAGCTGTATTTGCTCTCTCTGCCATTTCCCCGGCTGCGCTGGCAGCAAAAGGTGATCCCCATGTTCTGTTAACCACGTCTGCCGGTGACATCGAACTGGAGCTGAACAGCCAGAAAGCACCGGTGTCCGTGCAGAACTTCCTCAGCTATGTGAACAGTGGTTTTTATAACAACACGACTTTCCACCGCGTGATCCCAGGCTTCATGGTGCAGGGCGGCGGTTTCAATGAGCAGATGCAGCAGAAACAGCCCAACCCGCCGATCAAAAACGAAGCGGACAACGGCCTGCGTAATACCCGCGGCACCATTGCGATGGCGCGCACCGCGGATAAAGACAGCGCGACCAGCCAGTTCTTCTTAAACGTAGCGGACAACGCCTTCCTCGATCACGGACAGCGCGATTTCGGCTATGCGGTATTCGGTAAGGTAGTGAAAGGCATGGATGTGGCAGACAAAATTTCTCAGGTGCAGACGCATGATGTCGGCCCATACCAGAATGTGCCGACCAAACCCGTTCTGATCCTTTCCGCGAAAGTCCTGCCGTAA
- the argD gene encoding bifunctional acetylornithine/succinyldiaminopimelate transaminase — protein MTTEQTAITRATFDDVILPIYAPAEFIPVKGKGSRVWDQQGKEYVDFAGGIAVTALGHCHPALVEALKSQGEILWHTSNVFTNEPALRLGRKLIDATFAERVLFMNSGTEANETAFKLARYYASTHHSPYKTKIIAFYNAFHGRSLFTVSVGGQPKYSDGFGPKPADIIHVPFNDLHAVKAVMDDHTCAVVVEPIQGEGGVTAATPEFLQGLRELCDEHQALLVFDEVQCGMGRSGELFAYMHYGVTPDILTSAKALGGGFPVSAMLTTQDIASAFHVGSHGSTYGGNPLACAVAGAAFDIINTPEVLQGVGEKRQRFVKHLQAIGEQYDVFSDIRGMGLLVGAELQPQYRGRARDFLHAAASEGVMVLNAGPDVMRFAPSLVVEESDIDEGMKRFAQAVAKIVHG, from the coding sequence ATGACTACTGAACAAACCGCAATTACCCGCGCAACCTTTGATGACGTCATTCTGCCGATTTATGCACCTGCTGAGTTTATCCCGGTGAAAGGGAAGGGCAGCCGCGTGTGGGATCAGCAGGGTAAAGAGTACGTTGATTTTGCGGGTGGTATTGCCGTTACGGCACTCGGTCACTGCCACCCGGCGCTGGTTGAGGCGTTAAAAAGCCAGGGAGAAATCCTGTGGCATACCAGTAACGTCTTTACCAATGAACCGGCCCTGCGCCTGGGCCGTAAATTGATTGATGCCACCTTTGCCGAGCGCGTGCTGTTTATGAACTCCGGCACCGAAGCGAACGAAACGGCATTCAAACTGGCGCGCTACTACGCCTCTACCCATCATAGCCCCTACAAAACGAAAATCATCGCCTTCTACAATGCTTTCCATGGGCGGTCACTGTTTACCGTGTCAGTGGGCGGGCAGCCAAAATATTCAGATGGTTTCGGACCAAAACCGGCAGACATTATTCACGTGCCCTTTAACGATCTGCATGCGGTTAAAGCGGTGATGGACGATCACACCTGCGCGGTCGTCGTGGAGCCGATCCAGGGCGAGGGCGGTGTCACCGCGGCGACCCCGGAATTCCTGCAAGGACTGCGCGAGCTGTGCGATGAACATCAGGCGCTGCTGGTATTTGATGAAGTGCAGTGCGGCATGGGCCGCAGCGGTGAGCTGTTTGCCTATATGCACTACGGCGTGACGCCGGATATTCTCACCAGCGCCAAAGCGTTGGGCGGCGGTTTCCCGGTGAGCGCCATGCTGACCACCCAGGACATCGCCAGCGCGTTTCATGTTGGCTCCCACGGCTCAACCTATGGCGGCAATCCGCTGGCCTGTGCAGTAGCTGGCGCGGCCTTTGATATTATCAATACGCCGGAAGTGTTGCAGGGCGTGGGTGAAAAACGCCAGCGCTTCGTGAAACATCTTCAGGCGATCGGCGAGCAGTATGACGTGTTCAGCGATATTCGCGGCATGGGTCTGCTGGTGGGCGCGGAACTGCAACCGCAATACCGTGGCCGCGCGCGCGATTTCCTGCACGCCGCCGCCAGTGAAGGGGTGATGGTACTGAATGCCGGGCCGGACGTGATGCGTTTTGCGCCGTCGCTGGTAGTGGAAGAGAGCGATATCGACGAAGGGATGAAGCGTTTTGCGCAGGCCGTCGCGAAAATCGTCCACGGATAA
- a CDS encoding YccS/YhfK family putative transporter, with protein MWRRLIYHPEINYALRQTLVLCLPVAVGLALGHLQQGLLFSLVPACCNIAGLDTPHKRFFKRLIVGGSLFAGCSLAVQLLLAESIPLPLILGGLALVLGVTAEISALHARLLPASLIAAIFTLSLAGNMPVWEPLLIYASGTLWYGLFNWLWFWMWREQPLRESLSLLYRQLAEYCEAKYSLLTQHADPEKALPPLLARQQKAVDLISQCYQQMHMLAANQHNDYKRLLRAFQVALDLQEHISVSLHQPQEVQKLVEQSHAEAVIRWNAQVVAARLRVMADDILYHRFPARFNMDKQVGALEKIARQHPDNPVGQFCAWHFSRIARVLRTQRPLYVRDLMADKQRRQPLLPALKSYLSFKSPALRNAARIAVMLAIASLMGIALHLPKPYWILMTVLLVTQNGYGATRVRIQHRAAGTMAGLIIAGITLHFHVPEGYTLLGMLVITLISYLIIRKNYGWATVGFTITAVYSLQLLTLSGDQFIVARLIDTLIGCLIAFGGMVWLWPQWQSGLLRQNAHDALEADQDAIRLILSDDPQPTPLAYQRMRVNQAHNTLFNSLNQAMQEPGFNTHYLEDMKLWVTHSQFIVEHINAMTTLAREHTMLTPDLAQRYLESCEIALQRCQQRLEYDGPAGSGDANILEAPETLTHGPMSTLEQHLQRVIGHLNTMHTISSVAWRQRPHHGIWLTRTGKQKR; from the coding sequence ATGTGGCGCAGGCTGATTTATCATCCGGAAATCAACTACGCACTGCGACAAACGCTGGTGTTGTGTCTCCCTGTGGCTGTCGGCCTCGCGCTCGGACACCTGCAACAGGGTTTGCTGTTCTCTCTTGTTCCCGCCTGCTGCAACATTGCCGGACTTGATACCCCGCATAAACGCTTCTTCAAACGCCTGATCGTTGGCGGCTCGCTGTTTGCGGGCTGTAGCCTCGCGGTGCAACTGTTGCTGGCGGAAAGCATCCCCTTACCGCTGATCCTCGGCGGGCTGGCGCTGGTACTTGGCGTAACAGCGGAGATCAGCGCCCTGCACGCGCGCCTGCTTCCGGCGTCGCTGATTGCCGCCATCTTTACGCTAAGCCTTGCCGGCAACATGCCGGTGTGGGAGCCGCTGCTGATCTACGCCTCCGGCACGCTGTGGTACGGGCTGTTTAACTGGCTGTGGTTCTGGATGTGGCGCGAACAGCCGCTGCGCGAATCCTTAAGCCTGCTCTACCGCCAACTGGCGGAATACTGCGAAGCCAAATACAGCCTGCTGACCCAGCATGCGGATCCGGAAAAAGCGCTGCCCCCGCTGCTGGCGCGTCAGCAGAAAGCGGTGGATCTGATCAGCCAGTGCTACCAGCAAATGCACATGCTCGCCGCTAATCAGCATAACGATTACAAACGCCTGCTGCGGGCGTTCCAGGTGGCGCTGGATCTCCAGGAGCATATTTCCGTCAGCCTGCACCAGCCGCAGGAAGTGCAGAAGCTGGTGGAGCAGAGCCACGCTGAAGCAGTGATACGCTGGAATGCGCAGGTTGTCGCCGCGCGATTGCGGGTAATGGCGGATGACATCCTTTATCACCGCTTTCCCGCACGCTTTAACATGGATAAGCAGGTCGGCGCGCTGGAAAAAATTGCCCGCCAGCACCCGGATAACCCCGTCGGCCAGTTCTGCGCTTGGCACTTCAGCCGTATCGCCCGGGTGCTGCGCACGCAGCGGCCGCTGTATGTGCGCGATTTGATGGCGGATAAACAGCGTCGTCAGCCACTGCTCCCGGCGCTGAAAAGTTACCTGTCGTTTAAATCTCCGGCGCTGCGTAACGCCGCACGCATTGCCGTCATGCTCGCCATCGCCAGTCTGATGGGTATCGCCCTGCATCTTCCCAAGCCGTACTGGATTTTGATGACGGTGCTGCTGGTGACGCAAAACGGTTACGGCGCGACGCGGGTGCGTATTCAGCACCGGGCGGCGGGGACAATGGCGGGGCTGATTATTGCCGGGATCACGTTGCACTTTCATGTGCCGGAAGGCTACACGCTGCTCGGTATGCTGGTGATAACGCTGATCAGCTATCTGATCATCCGTAAGAATTATGGCTGGGCGACCGTGGGCTTTACCATCACTGCGGTGTATTCACTCCAGTTGCTGACGCTGAGCGGCGATCAGTTTATTGTCGCCCGGCTTATCGATACGCTCATCGGCTGCCTGATCGCCTTTGGCGGCATGGTCTGGCTGTGGCCCCAGTGGCAGAGCGGGCTATTGCGCCAGAATGCCCACGACGCGCTGGAGGCGGATCAGGACGCCATCCGGCTGATCCTCAGCGACGATCCGCAGCCCACGCCGCTGGCGTACCAGCGCATGCGCGTCAATCAGGCACACAATACGCTGTTTAACTCCCTCAATCAGGCGATGCAGGAGCCGGGCTTTAACACGCACTATCTGGAAGATATGAAGCTGTGGGTGACGCACAGCCAGTTTATCGTCGAGCATATTAACGCCATGACCACGCTGGCGCGTGAGCACACCATGCTGACGCCGGATCTGGCGCAGCGTTATCTGGAATCCTGTGAAATTGCGCTCCAGCGTTGTCAGCAACGGCTGGAATATGACGGGCCGGCAGGCTCGGGAGATGCCAATATTCTGGAAGCGCCGGAGACGTTAACCCACGGCCCGATGAGTACGCTGGAACAGCATCTGCAACGTGTTATCGGACATCTGAACACCATGCACACCATTTCGTCAGTGGCGTGGCGTCAACGCCCGCATCACGGCATCTGGCTGACGCGGACAGGAAAGCAGAAACGTTAG
- a CDS encoding putative adenosine monophosphate-protein transferase Fic yields the protein MSDKFGDGRDPYLYPGLNVMRNKLGIRQAKRLEEAAYEFTALRAATLPLGTDTPGLPHLCAIHRHLYQDIFDWAGDIREVDIYQGDTRFCHFDYIEKEGNALMQELEVENWLQGLEKEAFTERLAHYYCEINVLHPFRIGNGIAQRIFFEQLAIHAGFSLDWRGIKPDAWSAANQSGAMGDLSALTRIFSKVVSEAKEAE from the coding sequence ATGAGCGATAAGTTTGGCGATGGGCGCGATCCCTATCTTTACCCCGGCCTCAATGTGATGCGCAATAAGCTCGGCATCCGTCAGGCGAAGCGTCTGGAAGAAGCCGCATATGAATTTACCGCGCTGCGCGCTGCCACGCTGCCGTTAGGCACCGATACCCCTGGCCTGCCACATCTGTGCGCCATTCACCGCCACCTGTATCAGGATATTTTTGACTGGGCAGGCGACATTCGTGAAGTGGACATCTATCAGGGTGACACGCGTTTCTGCCATTTCGATTACATCGAAAAAGAGGGGAACGCTCTGATGCAGGAGCTGGAGGTGGAAAACTGGTTACAGGGGCTTGAGAAAGAAGCCTTCACCGAACGCCTTGCGCACTACTATTGCGAAATTAACGTGCTGCACCCGTTCCGCATTGGTAACGGTATTGCTCAGCGCATTTTCTTTGAGCAACTGGCGATCCACGCCGGTTTTTCGCTCGACTGGCGCGGCATCAAGCCGGATGCCTGGAGCGCGGCTAATCAAAGCGGCGCAATGGGCGATCTCTCTGCATTGACCAGGATCTTCAGCAAGGTGGTCAGTGAAGCGAAAGAAGCCGAGTAA
- a CDS encoding helix-turn-helix domain-containing protein, which produces MTAKNKFNSPAFEAIHSAAAALRSVDAISAETMRNFDVSCISPVKEMPASEIKKLREKFNISQPVFAHYLNTSVSTVQKWESGVKRPGGLSLKLLAIVQKYGLKILL; this is translated from the coding sequence ATGACTGCAAAAAATAAATTCAACAGCCCTGCCTTTGAGGCAATTCACAGCGCTGCTGCGGCTTTACGTAGCGTGGATGCGATTTCTGCAGAAACAATGCGCAACTTCGATGTGTCCTGTATCAGCCCGGTCAAAGAGATGCCCGCAAGTGAAATCAAAAAACTGCGTGAGAAATTTAATATCAGCCAGCCCGTCTTTGCTCATTACCTGAATACCAGCGTTTCAACGGTGCAGAAATGGGAAAGCGGCGTTAAAAGGCCAGGCGGGTTATCGCTGAAACTACTGGCGATCGTGCAAAAATATGGGTTGAAGATCCTGTTATAA
- the pabA gene encoding aminodeoxychorismate synthase component 2, with amino-acid sequence MILLIDNYDSFTWNLYQYFCELGAQVEVRRNDVISLADIDSLSPEKIVISPGPCTPDESGVSLDVIRHYAGKLPLLGVCLGHQAIGQVFGARIVRAQKVMHGKTSPVTHTGKGVFQGLNNPLTVTRYHSLVIEPASLPDCFEVTAWSDTQEIMGIRHRQWDLEGVQFHPESILSEQGHELLANFLSR; translated from the coding sequence ATGATCCTGCTTATCGATAACTACGACTCTTTTACCTGGAATCTGTACCAGTATTTTTGCGAGCTGGGGGCACAGGTCGAAGTCAGGCGTAATGACGTAATTAGCCTTGCGGATATCGACAGCCTGTCGCCGGAGAAAATTGTTATCTCGCCCGGCCCCTGTACGCCGGACGAATCTGGCGTGTCGCTGGATGTGATCCGCCATTATGCCGGCAAGCTGCCGCTGCTGGGCGTGTGTCTGGGACATCAGGCGATTGGGCAGGTGTTTGGCGCGCGCATTGTGCGGGCGCAGAAAGTGATGCACGGCAAAACCTCGCCGGTCACCCATACGGGAAAGGGCGTGTTTCAGGGGTTGAATAATCCGTTAACCGTCACCCGCTACCATTCGCTGGTGATCGAACCCGCCTCGCTACCTGACTGCTTTGAGGTGACCGCCTGGAGCGATACCCAGGAGATCATGGGGATCCGCCACCGGCAGTGGGATCTGGAAGGGGTGCAGTTTCACCCGGAAAGCATTCTCAGCGAACAGGGGCACGAACTGCTGGCTAATTTCCTGTCGCGGTGA
- the crp gene encoding cAMP-activated global transcriptional regulator CRP, giving the protein MVLGKPQTDPTLEWFLSHCHIHKYPSKSTLIHQGEKAETLYYIVKGSVAVLIKDEEGKEMILSYLNQGDFIGELGLFEEGQERSAWVRAKTACEVAEISYKKFRQLIQVNPDILMRLSSQMARRLQVTSEKVGNLAFLDVTGRIAQTLLNLAKQPDAMTHPDGMQIKITRQEIGQIVGCSRETVGRILKMLEDQNLISAHGKTIVVYGTR; this is encoded by the coding sequence ATGGTGCTTGGCAAACCGCAAACAGACCCGACTCTCGAATGGTTCTTGTCTCATTGCCATATTCATAAGTACCCGTCGAAGAGCACGCTGATTCACCAGGGTGAAAAAGCGGAAACGTTGTACTACATCGTTAAAGGCTCAGTGGCAGTGCTCATCAAGGATGAGGAAGGTAAAGAGATGATCCTCTCTTACCTCAACCAGGGCGATTTTATCGGTGAACTGGGCCTGTTTGAAGAAGGTCAGGAGCGCAGTGCCTGGGTACGTGCAAAAACCGCATGTGAAGTGGCAGAAATCTCGTACAAAAAATTCCGTCAGCTTATCCAGGTGAACCCGGATATTCTGATGCGCCTCTCCTCCCAGATGGCGCGCCGTCTGCAAGTCACGTCTGAGAAAGTGGGTAACCTCGCCTTCCTCGACGTAACTGGCCGTATTGCACAGACGCTGCTGAATCTGGCAAAACAACCAGACGCCATGACCCACCCGGACGGGATGCAAATTAAGATTACCCGTCAGGAGATCGGTCAGATCGTTGGCTGCTCCCGTGAAACCGTAGGCCGCATCCTGAAGATGCTGGAAGATCAAAACCTGATCTCTGCGCACGGTAAAACCATCGTGGTTTACGGAACCCGCTAA
- a CDS encoding YhfG family protein, with translation MAKKLTDRQKSRLWEQQRNVNFQASRRLEGVECEEIKLSADEANARIEALRGNHER, from the coding sequence ATGGCTAAAAAACTCACCGACCGGCAAAAATCCCGTCTCTGGGAGCAGCAGCGTAACGTCAATTTTCAGGCCAGCAGACGGCTTGAGGGCGTCGAGTGCGAAGAGATTAAACTGAGCGCCGATGAAGCGAACGCGCGCATTGAAGCGTTAAGGGGGAACCATGAGCGATAA
- a CDS encoding type II toxin-antitoxin system RelE/ParE family toxin, with product MRVFKTKWFTKAAKSHGIPDSELCLAITAVFKGQADHLGGGVYKKRLSQNRDRAIILAKGGRHWFYTYLYGKQDTANISEAELVGFRELAKYYAVLTTEQIRVLMRRKELVEICHDCKK from the coding sequence GTGCGCGTGTTCAAAACAAAATGGTTTACTAAGGCAGCGAAATCGCATGGGATCCCGGATAGTGAGTTATGCCTCGCTATTACTGCCGTGTTTAAGGGTCAAGCCGATCACCTTGGCGGTGGAGTCTATAAAAAACGCCTCAGCCAGAATCGGGACCGCGCCATCATTCTGGCTAAGGGTGGCCGCCACTGGTTTTATACCTATCTGTACGGCAAGCAGGATACTGCCAATATCAGCGAGGCTGAGCTGGTTGGTTTTCGTGAACTGGCGAAGTACTACGCTGTCCTTACAACAGAACAAATTAGGGTACTGATGAGACGCAAAGAACTGGTGGAGATTTGCCATGACTGCAAAAAATAA
- the nirB gene encoding nitrite reductase large subunit NirB, with protein MSKVKLAIIGNGMVGHRFVEDLLDKADASQFDITIFCEEPRKAYDRVHLSSYFSHHTAEELSLVREGFYEKHGVKVLVGERAITINRQEKVIHSSAGRTVYYDKLIMATGSYPWIPPIKGSDTQDCFVYRTIEDLNAIEACARRSRRGAVVGGGLLGLEAAGALKNLGVETHVIEFAPMLMAEQLDQMGGEQLRRKIESMGVRVHTSKNTQEIVQEGVEGRKTMRFADGSDLEIDFIVFSTGIRPRDKLATQCGLAVAARGGIVINDTCQTSDPDIYAIGECASWNNRVYGLVAPGYKMAQVAVDHILGNTNAFEGADLSAKLKLLGVDVGGIGDAHGRTPGARSYVYLDESKEVYKRLIVSPDNKTLLGAVLVGDTSDFGNLQQLVLNAIELPENPDALILPAHAGSGKPSIGVDKLPDSAQICSCFDVTKGMLISAINKGCHTVAALKAETKAGTGCGGCIPLVTQVLNAELAKQGIEVNHNLCEHFAFSRQELYHLIRVEGIKTFDELLHKYGKGYGCEVCKPTVGSLLASCWNEYVLKPQHTPLQDTNDNFLANIQKDGTYSVIPRSAGGEITPEGLMEVGRIAREFNLYTKITGSQRIGLFGAQKDDLPEIWRQLIEAGFETGHAYAKALRMAKTCVGSTWCRYGVGDSVGFGVELENRYKGIRTPHKMKFGVSGCTRECAEAQGKDVGIIATDKGWNLYVCGNGGMKPRHADLLAADLDRDTLVKYLDRFMMFYIRTADKLTRTAPWLENMEGGIDYLKSVIIDDKLGLNAQLEAEMARLREAVICEWTETVNDPQAQVRFRHFINSPQRDPNVQIVPERQQHRPATPYERIPVTMVEETV; from the coding sequence ATGAGCAAAGTCAAACTCGCTATTATCGGTAACGGCATGGTCGGCCACCGCTTTGTTGAGGATCTTCTCGATAAAGCAGATGCCAGCCAGTTCGACATTACCATTTTTTGTGAAGAACCCCGTAAAGCCTACGATCGCGTTCACCTGTCTTCTTACTTCTCTCATCACACTGCTGAAGAGCTGTCGCTGGTGCGGGAAGGATTTTACGAAAAGCACGGCGTTAAGGTGCTGGTCGGCGAACGCGCAATCACCATTAACCGTCAGGAAAAGGTGATCCACTCCAGCGCAGGCCGCACGGTCTATTACGATAAACTGATCATGGCGACCGGTTCCTACCCGTGGATCCCGCCAATCAAAGGTTCGGATACACAGGACTGTTTTGTTTACCGCACCATTGAAGATTTGAACGCCATCGAAGCCTGCGCCCGCCGCAGCCGTCGCGGCGCGGTAGTCGGTGGCGGTCTGCTCGGTCTGGAAGCCGCAGGCGCGCTGAAAAACCTCGGCGTTGAAACCCATGTTATCGAGTTCGCGCCAATGCTGATGGCGGAACAGCTCGATCAGATGGGCGGCGAACAGCTGCGCCGTAAGATCGAAAGCATGGGCGTGCGTGTGCACACCAGCAAAAATACCCAGGAGATCGTGCAGGAAGGCGTTGAAGGTCGCAAAACCATGCGCTTCGCCGACGGCAGCGATCTGGAAATCGACTTTATCGTCTTCTCCACCGGTATTCGCCCGCGCGACAAACTGGCGACCCAATGCGGTCTGGCCGTTGCAGCACGCGGCGGTATCGTGATTAACGACACCTGCCAGACGTCAGACCCGGACATCTACGCCATCGGCGAATGCGCCAGCTGGAATAACCGCGTCTACGGTCTGGTCGCGCCAGGCTACAAAATGGCGCAGGTGGCGGTTGACCATATCCTCGGCAATACCAACGCCTTTGAAGGGGCCGACCTCAGCGCCAAGCTGAAACTGCTCGGTGTGGATGTGGGCGGTATTGGCGATGCGCATGGCCGCACGCCGGGCGCACGCAGCTACGTGTACCTCGATGAAAGCAAAGAAGTTTATAAACGTCTGATCGTCAGCCCGGATAATAAAACGCTGCTCGGCGCAGTGCTGGTGGGCGATACCAGCGACTTCGGCAACCTGCAGCAGCTGGTGCTGAACGCCATTGAACTGCCGGAGAACCCGGACGCGCTGATCCTGCCCGCCCACGCAGGCAGCGGCAAACCGTCAATCGGCGTGGATAAACTGCCGGACAGCGCGCAAATCTGCTCCTGCTTCGACGTCACCAAAGGCATGCTGATCTCCGCCATCAACAAAGGCTGCCACACCGTGGCGGCGCTGAAAGCGGAAACCAAAGCCGGTACCGGCTGCGGCGGTTGTATCCCGCTGGTCACGCAGGTGCTGAATGCTGAACTGGCGAAACAGGGCATCGAAGTTAACCATAACCTGTGTGAACACTTCGCGTTTTCCCGTCAGGAGCTGTACCACCTGATCCGCGTGGAAGGCATCAAAACCTTCGACGAACTGCTGCACAAATACGGTAAAGGCTACGGCTGTGAAGTCTGTAAACCGACCGTCGGCTCGCTGCTGGCCTCCTGCTGGAATGAGTACGTGCTCAAACCGCAGCACACACCGTTGCAGGATACCAACGATAACTTCCTGGCGAACATCCAGAAAGACGGCACCTACTCGGTGATCCCGCGCTCTGCTGGTGGCGAAATCACGCCGGAAGGACTGATGGAAGTGGGTCGTATTGCCCGCGAGTTTAACCTGTACACCAAAATCACCGGCTCCCAGCGTATCGGCCTGTTCGGCGCGCAAAAAGATGACCTGCCGGAAATCTGGCGTCAGCTGATCGAGGCGGGCTTTGAAACCGGTCATGCCTATGCCAAAGCGCTGCGCATGGCGAAAACCTGCGTCGGCTCCACCTGGTGCCGTTACGGCGTGGGCGACAGCGTAGGCTTCGGCGTGGAGCTGGAGAACCGTTACAAAGGCATCCGCACCCCGCACAAAATGAAGTTTGGCGTGTCGGGCTGTACCCGTGAATGTGCGGAAGCGCAGGGTAAAGATGTGGGTATCATCGCCACCGATAAAGGCTGGAACCTGTACGTCTGTGGTAACGGCGGCATGAAACCACGTCACGCCGACCTGCTGGCGGCGGATCTCGACCGCGATACGCTGGTGAAATATCTCGACCGCTTCATGATGTTCTACATCCGCACGGCGGACAAACTGACCCGTACCGCGCCATGGCTGGAAAATATGGAAGGCGGCATTGATTACCTGAAGAGCGTGATCATTGACGACAAGCTGGGCCTGAACGCCCAACTGGAGGCGGAGATGGCCCGTCTGCGTGAAGCGGTGATCTGTGAATGGACCGAAACCGTCAACGATCCGCAGGCGCAAGTGCGCTTCAGACACTTCATTAACAGCCCGCAGCGCGATCCGAACGTTCAGATCGTCCCGGAACGTCAACAGCATCGTCCGGCCACGCCTTATGAGCGTATCCCGGTGACCATGGTGGAGGAAACCGTATGA